The Psychrilyobacter atlanticus DSM 19335 genome contains a region encoding:
- a CDS encoding adenylate kinase, whose product MNIMLFGAPGAGKGTQAKFLIEKYDIPQISTGDILRAAIKAGTEMGLEAKKFMDEGKLVPDSTIIGIIRDRLAEKDCTEGFILDGFPRTIPQAEALEKLMEDMKISLDRVISLNVPDDLIVDRITGRRVCPKCGASFHVEFNAPKTTDICDYCGEALIIRKDDTAETVVNRLASYHAQTAPLFDFYTTRGVMAEVDGTKDVSEVKEDIFKILG is encoded by the coding sequence ATGAATATCATGTTATTTGGAGCACCTGGTGCCGGTAAAGGTACGCAAGCAAAATTTCTAATAGAGAAATACGATATACCTCAAATCTCAACAGGAGATATCTTGAGAGCAGCTATAAAAGCTGGAACAGAGATGGGATTAGAAGCGAAGAAATTTATGGATGAAGGGAAGTTAGTACCTGATTCAACTATCATCGGAATAATAAGAGATAGATTAGCTGAAAAAGATTGTACAGAAGGATTTATCTTAGATGGATTCCCTAGAACAATACCTCAAGCAGAGGCATTAGAAAAGTTAATGGAAGATATGAAAATATCATTGGATAGAGTAATATCTCTAAATGTTCCTGATGATCTAATTGTAGATAGAATTACTGGAAGAAGAGTATGTCCTAAATGTGGAGCATCTTTCCATGTTGAGTTCAACGCTCCTAAAACTACAGATATCTGTGACTACTGTGGAGAAGCATTAATCATAAGAAAAGATGATACAGCTGAGACTGTTGTAAATAGATTAGCTTCATACCATGCTCAAACTGCACCATTATTTGATTTCTATACAACTAGAGGAGTAATGGCAGAAGTAGACGGAACAAAAGATGTTTCAGAAGTAAAGGAAGATATATTTAAAATATTAGGATAA
- a CDS encoding MATE family efflux transporter: MKKKYDLTEGNILYKLTLLSLPIMGMSLIQMAYNMIDMIWIGRLGNGAVAAVGTAGFFLKFGFAITALIFIGTGIRTSQSVGEKNYKKANSYAETSIINTMGLITAFIVMILISRYQLIGFFKLNNPAIEKMAVDYMTITAFGIFFSSLSLVFTRIFNGHGDSKTPFLITSIGLILNIILDPILIFGLFGFPKLGVVGAAIATVLAQTIVSTILFIYLRKHYQIFTHGFVYDMEKTRDIIKIGTPIAAQRILFTGFSVFIARIIANWGADAIAVQRVGVQIESISWITAGGFQGALAAFVGQNYGAKKYDRIKKGYFNAIGIISVLGVFVSFILIVFPEPIFRIFLQDDYIVSLGANYLRILGVSQLFMVVEMTTVGGFQGIGKTLPPSIVSIILTGARIPMALMLSVTALELNGIWWSITISSILKGIVLPIWFMIHLKRFKEDKTLVMN, from the coding sequence ATGAAAAAAAAATATGATTTAACCGAGGGGAATATTCTCTATAAATTGACCCTTCTTTCCCTGCCTATCATGGGGATGTCGTTGATTCAGATGGCATATAATATGATAGATATGATCTGGATTGGTCGATTGGGGAATGGTGCTGTCGCTGCTGTTGGTACAGCTGGATTTTTCCTGAAATTCGGATTTGCAATAACAGCTCTTATCTTTATAGGAACAGGGATCAGAACATCCCAGTCTGTAGGAGAAAAAAATTATAAAAAAGCAAACTCCTACGCCGAAACATCTATCATCAACACCATGGGTCTTATTACAGCCTTTATAGTTATGATTTTGATCTCTAGGTACCAGCTTATAGGATTTTTCAAATTAAATAATCCAGCAATTGAAAAGATGGCAGTAGATTATATGACCATCACAGCTTTTGGGATATTTTTTTCATCCCTTTCTTTGGTTTTCACCCGGATATTCAATGGTCATGGAGACAGTAAAACACCATTTTTAATAACCAGTATCGGACTTATCTTAAATATCATCTTAGATCCCATATTAATCTTTGGATTATTTGGTTTCCCTAAGTTAGGAGTTGTAGGAGCTGCTATAGCCACAGTCTTAGCCCAAACGATAGTTTCTACAATCTTATTTATATATTTAAGGAAACATTATCAAATATTTACCCATGGATTTGTCTATGATATGGAAAAAACTAGAGATATTATTAAAATTGGTACACCTATAGCTGCCCAAAGGATTCTTTTTACAGGATTCTCTGTGTTTATCGCAAGGATTATAGCCAATTGGGGAGCAGATGCCATAGCTGTACAAAGAGTAGGGGTACAGATAGAATCTATTTCATGGATTACAGCAGGTGGATTCCAAGGAGCGCTGGCTGCCTTTGTAGGACAAAACTATGGTGCTAAGAAATATGATCGGATAAAAAAAGGATATTTCAATGCCATTGGGATAATCTCTGTTTTAGGAGTCTTTGTAAGTTTTATCTTAATAGTCTTTCCAGAACCTATATTCAGAATATTTTTACAGGATGACTATATAGTTAGTTTAGGAGCTAATTACCTGCGAATATTAGGAGTATCCCAACTATTTATGGTAGTTGAGATGACCACTGTAGGAGGATTCCAGGGTATCGGAAAAACATTGCCTCCATCTATCGTAAGTATAATCCTTACAGGAGCTCGTATACCTATGGCTCTCATGTTATCTGTTACTGCATTAGAGTTAAATGGTATTTGGTGGAGTATTACAATCAGTAGTATACTCAAAGGAATAGTTCTTCCAATTTGGTTTATGATCCATTTAAAGAGATTTAAAGAGGACAAAACTTTAGTCATGAATTAA
- the map gene encoding type I methionyl aminopeptidase: MSITIKTREEIEKIKAANQIIARLYNEILPSKIVPGVSTNELNVIIEDYIRSQGAIPATIGVGGPQNAYPAGSCLSVNEEVVHGIPGNRILQEGDIISVDTVTNLDGYYGDSAITFPVGEIDEESKKLLEVTKEALEIGIEQCYAGNRLGDLGNAIEAHVKKNKFTVVRDFCGHGVGHSMHEDPMVMNFGRKGRGIKLEEGMVIAIEPMVNSGSYKVGILDDGWTAVTKDGKRSAHFEHSVAIVDGKPLVLSRYEK, encoded by the coding sequence ATGTCAATAACAATTAAAACAAGAGAAGAGATAGAAAAGATAAAGGCAGCAAACCAAATAATTGCTAGATTATACAATGAAATATTACCTAGTAAGATAGTCCCAGGAGTATCAACAAATGAGCTAAATGTAATTATAGAAGATTATATTAGAAGCCAAGGGGCAATTCCTGCAACTATAGGTGTAGGAGGACCACAAAATGCTTATCCAGCAGGTTCTTGTTTATCTGTAAACGAAGAGGTAGTGCACGGGATTCCTGGAAACAGAATCTTACAAGAGGGAGATATAATCAGTGTTGACACTGTAACTAACCTAGATGGTTATTATGGAGATTCGGCTATTACATTTCCTGTAGGAGAGATCGATGAGGAGTCTAAAAAGTTATTAGAAGTAACGAAGGAAGCTTTAGAAATAGGAATTGAACAATGTTATGCTGGAAACAGATTAGGAGATTTAGGAAACGCAATTGAAGCTCACGTAAAGAAAAATAAATTTACAGTAGTAAGAGATTTTTGCGGCCACGGAGTAGGGCATTCTATGCATGAAGATCCTATGGTAATGAATTTTGGTAGAAAAGGCAGAGGAATAAAACTAGAAGAAGGAATGGTAATCGCTATAGAGCCTATGGTGAATTCAGGATCTTATAAGGTAGGAATTCTAGATGATGGTTGGACGGCTGTAACTAAGGATGGAAAAAGAAGTGCACATTTCGAACATTCAGTGGCTATTGTAGATGGAAAACCACTAGTTTTAAGTAGATATGAAAAATAA
- a CDS encoding (2Fe-2S)-binding protein, with product MYEYICYCDKVTKEDIVTAVFGGAKTFKEVIEVTGL from the coding sequence ATGTATGAATATATCTGTTATTGTGACAAGGTAACCAAAGAAGACATAGTTACTGCTGTATTTGGAGGTGCCAAAACTTTCAAGGAAGTTATAGAGGTGACAGGGCTATGA
- the gshAB gene encoding bifunctional glutamate--cysteine ligase GshA/glutathione synthetase GshB, whose product MKKLINIINDKKLNRFLTKCNFGIEKENVRVDSSGHLAMTKHPDIFGNKLKNPYITTDFSESQVEMITPSMDTIEETYNFLDSLHDIVSLELKDEYLWPQSTPPSLPDEEDIPVSTFEETCEGNRAQKYRDYLSQKYGKQKQLLSGIHYNFSFKDEFLELLHKESKNSDFKLFKDEIYLKISRNFFKYRWILIYLFGANPSIHGTYSRKCVDMLDEVAPDSFSYTSGNSFRNGMCGYKNKEVFNISYNSRAEYVENIKTLISQEKLISEKEYYSPIRLKAKDNTNLLKSIEEDGIEYLEVRLLDLNPMIKTGISIDQLYFVHLFLLFCLFTDEDSLTEKEMWEGNKNHDLVAHYGRKVDLELFDGGEFKFLKDLGLDIISKIEIIIENLGISNSNYTNTLREALESFHNTDLLISSQIEKGIREEGFIDFNLNLAKKYYKESQIDNFSLRGYEDLELSTQILIKDAIKRGIKFEILDRKENFISLTKNGKTEYIVQATKTSLDSYSTVLIMENKLVTKKILEKNKIKVPKGGYYTNSQDAVDDFYRYQGTKTVVKPNSTNFGLGITILPKEFTLSDYENALNFAFGEDDSILIEEFIEGKEYRIFVLKDKVVGILHRVPANVVGDEKHSIRTLVEQKNKDVLRGTGYKKPLQKINLGEAEETFLASQNLNFDYIPKKDETIYLRENSNISTGGDSIDFTDDILDEYKQIAIDSAKAADATICGVDMMIKDIKELPNDSNHGIIEINFNPAIHIHCYPYKGENRKLGEKILDSLGF is encoded by the coding sequence ATGAAAAAATTGATAAACATTATAAATGATAAAAAATTAAATAGATTTTTAACCAAATGCAATTTTGGGATAGAAAAGGAAAATGTTAGGGTAGATTCCAGCGGTCACCTTGCTATGACAAAACACCCTGATATTTTCGGGAATAAATTAAAAAATCCATATATTACCACTGATTTTTCCGAGAGTCAGGTAGAGATGATCACTCCCTCTATGGATACCATCGAGGAAACTTATAATTTTTTAGATAGTTTACACGATATTGTGAGTCTCGAGTTAAAAGACGAATATCTCTGGCCTCAAAGCACTCCCCCATCACTCCCAGACGAAGAGGATATCCCCGTTTCTACATTTGAAGAAACCTGTGAAGGGAATCGGGCTCAAAAATACAGAGATTACCTCTCACAAAAATATGGTAAACAAAAACAGCTTTTATCGGGAATCCACTATAATTTTTCCTTTAAAGATGAATTTTTAGAGCTATTACACAAAGAGTCTAAGAACTCTGATTTTAAATTATTCAAAGATGAGATCTACTTAAAAATTTCGAGAAATTTCTTTAAATACAGATGGATCCTTATATACTTATTTGGAGCTAATCCAAGCATCCACGGTACATACAGTAGAAAATGTGTGGACATGCTGGACGAAGTAGCTCCTGATTCATTCTCTTATACCTCAGGAAACTCATTTAGAAATGGAATGTGTGGATACAAAAATAAGGAAGTGTTCAACATTTCTTATAATTCTAGAGCAGAATATGTAGAGAATATCAAAACACTGATCTCTCAAGAGAAATTAATCAGTGAAAAGGAATACTACAGCCCTATCAGATTAAAAGCTAAAGACAACACAAACTTATTAAAATCCATCGAAGAAGATGGAATTGAATATTTAGAAGTTCGGTTATTAGATCTTAATCCCATGATAAAAACAGGAATTTCTATAGATCAATTATACTTTGTACACTTATTTTTATTGTTCTGCCTATTTACAGATGAGGACAGCCTAACAGAGAAAGAGATGTGGGAAGGAAATAAAAATCATGACCTTGTAGCTCACTATGGTAGAAAGGTGGATCTAGAATTATTTGATGGAGGAGAATTTAAATTTTTAAAGGATTTAGGATTAGACATTATTTCAAAGATCGAAATAATTATAGAGAACTTGGGGATTTCTAATTCAAATTACACAAATACTCTCAGAGAAGCTTTGGAATCATTTCACAACACCGATCTTCTTATTTCAAGTCAGATCGAAAAAGGAATTAGAGAGGAAGGCTTTATAGATTTCAACCTGAATTTAGCTAAAAAATATTATAAAGAAAGTCAGATCGATAACTTCTCCCTAAGAGGATATGAAGATTTGGAACTTTCTACCCAGATTTTAATAAAAGATGCCATTAAAAGAGGGATCAAATTTGAGATCCTGGATCGGAAGGAAAACTTTATCTCGCTAACTAAGAATGGAAAGACAGAATATATAGTCCAGGCTACTAAAACTTCCTTAGATTCATATAGCACTGTCCTAATCATGGAAAATAAATTGGTGACTAAAAAGATATTAGAGAAGAATAAGATAAAAGTTCCTAAGGGAGGATATTATACTAACTCACAGGATGCTGTAGATGATTTTTACAGATATCAGGGGACTAAAACAGTCGTTAAACCGAACTCCACTAATTTTGGATTGGGAATAACAATCCTTCCCAAAGAATTTACTCTGTCAGATTATGAAAATGCCCTGAATTTTGCCTTTGGAGAGGATGATTCTATCCTGATAGAGGAATTTATCGAAGGAAAGGAATATAGAATTTTTGTGTTAAAGGATAAAGTCGTAGGAATCCTACATAGAGTCCCAGCAAATGTTGTAGGAGATGAGAAACATTCTATCAGAACATTGGTGGAACAAAAGAATAAAGACGTTTTAAGGGGAACGGGCTACAAAAAACCCCTACAGAAGATAAATTTAGGTGAGGCTGAGGAGACATTTTTAGCAAGCCAAAATCTAAATTTTGACTATATACCAAAAAAAGACGAAACTATATACCTTAGAGAAAATTCAAATATCAGTACCGGAGGAGACAGCATTGACTTCACCGATGATATCTTGGACGAATATAAGCAAATC
- a CDS encoding ArsR/SmtB family transcription factor, whose translation MNNIDFQARIFKALGHPLRLKILKKLVDGELCVCKLVDDTEFTQANLSQHLKILSNAGLIVKRKEGNYSHYRISDDKTIDLLRNCEDLATNYIKKLL comes from the coding sequence ATGAATAACATTGATTTTCAAGCTCGAATATTCAAAGCTTTAGGTCACCCGTTAAGATTAAAGATCTTAAAAAAATTAGTAGATGGGGAACTTTGTGTATGCAAATTAGTAGATGATACTGAATTTACCCAGGCAAATCTATCTCAGCATCTAAAAATTCTCAGTAATGCAGGTCTGATTGTTAAAAGAAAGGAAGGGAACTATTCCCACTATCGTATATCAGATGATAAAACTATCGATCTTTTGAGGAACTGTGAAGATCTAGCTACCAACTATATCAAAAAACTTTTATAA